One Anopheles marshallii chromosome 3, idAnoMarsDA_429_01, whole genome shotgun sequence genomic region harbors:
- the LOC128715049 gene encoding uncharacterized protein LOC128715049, giving the protein MNAKLTATWLLLVVFTVNEAHGQLQCYVCDNCPDPFEGTASQLQACPLSDSVTTTQIPPGGDTTVLTPPPLPTGEGPGEITTIPDTPPTPSTPEMTPPPLPGGRRKRQVATGYRCFWIEHANTVRRGCAAYLGNQAETCTSVNGGTVPGECKLCDWDGCNSAAGLRVSLVALLLAVVLSVMLKQ; this is encoded by the exons ATGAATGCGAAACTGACGGCAACGTGGCTTCTTCTGGTGGTGTTCACAGTGAATGAAG CACACGGCCAACTGCAGTGCTATGTGTGTGACAACTGTCCCGACCCGTTCGAGGGTACCGCGTCCCAGCTGCAGGCCTGCCCACTGTCCGATTCGGTGACCACCACACAGATACCGCCCGGTGGTGATACCACGGTCCTAACCCCACCGCCCCTTCCCACCGGCGAGGGTCCCGGCGAAATAACAACCATACCCGACACACCACCAACTCCAAGCACACCGGAGATGACTCCACCACCCCTACCCGGTGGGCGCCGAAAACGTCAGGTAGCGACCGGATATCGTTGCTTCTGGATTGAGCACG CTAACACCGTTCGTCGGGGCTGCGCCGCCTATCTGGGCAATCAGGCCGAAACTTGCACGTCCGTCAATGGTGGAACCGTGCCAGGCGAGTGTAAACTCTGCGACTGGGATGGTTGCAACAGTGCGGCCGGACTTCGTGTGTCGCTCGTCGCCTTACTGCTGGCCGTAGTACTTTCCGTTATGCTCAAGCAGTAA